The Anaerolineales bacterium DNA window ATGCCTCCGGGCTACTCTCACCACCACCAACCGAGTGCCGTAGGATTTGTTCAACAACCCAGCACTTGTTCTTGGAGATAGGGCGGCTTTCAACAATTTGGACTTGATCTCCAACCTGGCAACCCAGCTCATCATGAGCCATCACGCGCTTGCGGCTGTTGACCACTTTTTTGTAGAGAGGATGGCGGTAAGTTCGTGAAATCTCCACTACCACCGTCTTCTGCATGGCATTACTGGTTACAAAACCAATGATTCGTCGGCGATTATTCATGGTTCTCCTCGCTTTCAGGATTTCGC harbors:
- a CDS encoding 30S ribosomal protein S17, whose translation is MNNRRRIIGFVTSNAMQKTVVVEISRTYRHPLYKKVVNSRKRVMAHDELGCQVGDQVQIVESRPISKNKCWVVEQILRHSVGGGESSPEA